CCTTGGCTAATCCCAGGGCAATAGCTTTCCCGATGCCTCTACCTGATCCTGTCACCAGAGCAACTTTACCTTGAAGTCCGGTATCCATATTGGTTAATCCTCCTTTCTAAATTCCCGAATAATGCCTTGATGAAGAGGCCCTCTTTCAGACCAATCAATTATTTCTCTGGTATTGTTGATAAACCAATTGATATTAAATTATACTCATACCGTCTGAAAAATATTCCACAAGAAGTATAATACATATATAAAAATGTGACCAGAATTTACGAGGAGAATGGAAGAAATAATGTCGAAATTGCTTTGGCAACCTTCCGCAGAGCGAGTTGAAAAAGCAAATATGACACGATTTATCAATTACGTTAATCAAGAATACCATCTTAAAATGGGCTCCTATGATGAGCTATATGGATGGTCAATTGAAAAAACCCCGATTTCTGGGCTTCTGTCTGGGAATTCACCGAAATTCAAGCTTCCCCAAAATACGACCAAGTGGTAGATGATTTGAATAAATTTCCCGGCGCGAATCATCGAGGCGCCAGACATACCGTACACCCTGAATATAAAGAAAGTGGAAATAGCCGTGGCCAATGTCATAAATGGCCGACCGGTATCAAATCGGGGCGCTCTGATTAACCCGGGGTCCCTAGATTATTTTGAAAAAATATGGACAATCCTGCAGCAAGATTGAAGTAAACCTGCATATTTTGGAACTTGACAAACTCTGCCATAACTATATAATAGTGGCATAACTGGAAAAGAGACGATTACCATGGCAGGAGATACCCATTAAGGGAGCCGAAGGGGAAAGAGACTGGATTTCAGTCAGCCTTGAAACTCTCAGGCAAAAGGACTGTCATGGTGAGCACCTCTGGAGAGACTTCAGGTAGAGCCACCGAAGGTGAGTTCCGTTAAATAGCGGAGATCTCTCAGGTAAGAGGACAGGGGCGCTAAGTTAAGTAAAGCAAGACTTAGCGCCTTATTATTTAAAAGACGGAGGATAAACGCATGAAAGGCACCACACCTTACCCCTCAATTGATACACCAGCCGCATTAATTGACATGGACATACTAGAAGCTAACATCAACGAAATGGCCCAGGCGACAGCCAAGGCCGGAATTAAACTGAGGCCACATGTCAAAGTTCACCAGTGTCCGGAAATTGCCAAAATACAACTCGAAGCTGGTGCCTGCGGCGTTGAAGTGGGCTTGATAGACCAAGCAGCGGTTATGGCCGAGGCTGGAATCAATGATATCATTGTAGCGCATCCATTTTATGGTGAGCGTAAATTTGAGAAGGTCAAGAAGCTCGTTACCAAACCCGGCCTCAAGCTGGCCATCGTCGTAGATATGGTGGAGCAGGCCGAGGAACTTTCCAAAATCGGTCAGGAAGTGGGGAAGAAAATCCCCGTACACATAAAGATTGATACCGGTATCAAGCGTTACGGTGTTCTGCCGGGCACTCCAATGCTGGAGCTGGCCAGAAAGCTCAGTAAACTACCGGGTATTGAAATTGCTGGTATTTACGCACATGAGTCTTCGGCACAAACGGTGCCGACCGATGAAGGTGTTGCTAAGGTAGCCCTTGAAGTCGGCTCCATAATGTGTGAAATGGCGCGACTCCTCCGCAAAGAAGGTTTTAAGATAGAGGACGTGTCCACCGGTGCTTCGCCGACCATCTTTGCCATCTGCCGTTGGGTAAAGGAGGGGGTGCTCAAAGAAATCACTGAGGTTCACCCGGGGCAGCGTGCCATTGGTGATATCGCCTACAGCTATTCACTTGGCTGTGCCCGGGACCGGTGCGTTCTTACTGTACTGAGTACGGTGGTAAGTACTTCACACCAGACTTACGTGGTTATTGACGCCGGCTTCAAGGCTCTTGGCGGCGAATCAATAATCGGGCGCCGGGATACCCCCGGCTTTTTCTGGAACGGAATGCCCAGTTTTGGTGCAATTAAGGGACGTGATGACCTCTGGCTGGGCAGAGTCGGTGCCGAAAGCGGCTGGGTATACTACAAAGAAAACGCCAAGAAACTCACCTTAGGAGAACGTTTTGAGATAGTGCCAAATAGCGCCAGTCTTATTCTGAATATCCATGACAAGGCCTATGGAGTGAGAAATGGCGTCATCGAGCGAGAGTTTTCCATCACGGGAAGAGGGCGTGGAACTTAACCAGGATAACGTTTTTTAGAATACAGAGGAGGTCATTAAGAATAAAATGGAAGAAACGGCCAAGAATGTAGACAGGTTAGTTACCACGGGTGCCGGTTGGGGTGGGCGTCCTGATCGCTGGATTGTACCGGCATTATATGAAAGTGCCAGCCAAAAATATGATAATAAGCCAATAAGCTTGGTCGCCGCTCAGAAGATAATCGAGCAAGTCAAAGAGGGTGACAGAGTAATCATTGTTGACCAGTTTGCTTACTACCCTAATATGCCCTACGGAGAGACTGATGGTCCACTCGGCGTGGCCAGCCTTGCCCGCGCCATCAGATACGGCTTAAACGCGCTGCCGGTAGTGGTTACTAGCCCCAAAGATATGGAGCCGGCGCGTCAGACTGTGAAAGCAGCGGGTTTAAATGTTCTGGCCTACAGCGAGGCGAAGGGATTTAAAAGTGCCGCAGCCGGGGAATTTATCTTTGACGCTACCGATGAAAGCCAAAGTAAGAAGCTGGCGGCAAAAATAATCGACGAGTGTGCACCAAAAGCTGTGATAAGCGTTGAAACTATAGGCCCGAACAATAAAGGCGTCAAGCACTCCGGTTCTGGCTATGACACCGAAGCTCAGGACAACTTACCTGACCTGGAGTACCTGTTCTACGAGGCAGCCTCACGCAAGATATTGACCATTGGTGTCATTGACCGCGGCAATGAAATCGGCAGCGGCACGATAGAAGAAGCGGTGAGGAAAATTACCCCATATGCCAACACTTGCCGGTGTCCTTGCAAGTCAGGAACTGCGTGCGCGGTGAAAACTGATATTGTTTTTCCTGCTTCGGTGTCCAACTGGGGAGCTTACGCCATATCGGCCATGATGGGATATCTGCTTAAAAAACCCTCCCTCCTCCAAGATGATGATACAGAAAGACGAATGCTGGAGGCCTGCGCCATGGCCGGTGCCGTTGATGGTATTGCCGGTCAACCCATCATGGGTGTTGATGGTGTTGGTCTGAAGGGACAGCAGGGTATTGTCAACCTGCTGCATGCTATTATTGAAAATGCGCTGAGAGGCACGTAAAATAATTCAGTGAAGGGAGGTGATATCAGTTCAACACCTAAAAGCTACAGTAAATATTGTTCGTTAAAGGAGGAAAAATGAAACGCTGGTTAATTCTACTAGTTAGTGTTTGTCTGGTTGCTTTGTTAGTGCCGTTGGCCGTTGGCTGCAAGGCGGAAGCGCCAGCTCCAGCGCCAGCTCCAGCGCCAGCTCCGGCGGAGGCACCCTATGTTAGCTGGGTCTTACAGGTTTCAGAAACCAGCTTAACAAACCCCTTCTGCATCGAAGTCGTGGATATGGCCCGTAGGGTTGCGTCACGGACCGATGGTAAATTTAATATTCGTATCTTGCTGGCCAAGGAAATTGGCATTGACCGTGACGAATTCCCCGCTGCCTTAGCCCAGGGCACAATTGACATGGCCTGGCTGTATACCCCAGTGATGGAAGGACTACATTCTTTTCTTGGCATCTTCGGCTTGCCGTATCTGACCACGGACCAGTATAGTTGCTTCAAAGCTGAAGAGGCGATCAGACCAATGTTCAACGAAGCCATAAAAGGCTCAGGCTACTTGGTGTTACCGCCAAACTGCGTTCACTTCTGGCTGCCTCAGGACTTGCTGAGCAAAGACGCCATCCCCAACTTGGCTGACCTTAGTGGTCTCCAGGTGAGAATCTGGCGCGCTTTGGACGCCGATCTGATTAAAGCACTGGGTGGTGAACCCGTTTACATGCCCATTGCCGAGGTCTATACGGCCATGCAGCGAGGTGTGGTACAAGCACTCAATACCGGCCCTCAGGCCATGGTGGAAAACTCAATGTGGGAAGTCGGCAAGCATTATTACGCCATCCGTCTTGAGCCGGGTGGTGCTTGGACCTGTGTCAATGAGAATAAATGGAATGCCTTGCCAAATGAATACAAGACGGTGCTCATGGAAGAGGGAGTGAATTATGTGAAGAAGATTCAGGGCTGGTATGACACAGAAGCAGAGAAACAAAAGGCACGTCTGGCAGACAAAGGTATAGTCATCCATGAGCCATCCAAGGCAGAGATGGACGCCTGGAGAAATGCGGCAAAGCCTATCTGGGATAGCTTTGCCCAAAAAGACCCCAAGAATAAACAGGCTCTTGACCTAGTCAAGAAAGCTCTGGGTTACTAATCATCATCAACACTGCCGAAAATGCTTAGAGGGGCAAACCGGCTGGTATGCACTAACAGTCATATTGACCGGTTTGCCCCCCACAGGTATGGGAAATGGAGCTTAAATTAGCACTTTATTCAGAAGCCTTCATTAAATATTTTTATCTTGCCTCAAAAGTAGCCGGGCAGATATTAATTTTAGGCATGACCATGATTATCACCGTTGACGTGCTGGCACGTGCCACGATAGGCAAATCAACCTTAATTTCCTTTGAAGTATCGGGGTACACTCTAGTCGCCATTGTTTTTCTGGGCTTGGCTTATACCCTCAGGATGGGAAGACACATTAAAATTGAAATACTAACCAGACACTTGTCAGACCGATGGCAATTACGGCTTGAAATCGTGGTTTTTATCATTTGTATTATTTTCATCGCCTGGTTTACCTGGATCACCTGGTCTTCAGTGGCGACGAATTACGCTCAAAAAATGACCTCTATCACCACTCTCCATATGCCCATGTGGATACCTTATTTTTTTATCCCGGTTGGTTCAGGTATGCTTGCCTTAGCTTTGGTGATTGAATTGGTTGGCAAAATAAAGGGCCTTAAATGATAAGTCTCGCTCATAATAAAATCACACAATGCCGAAATAGGCTTGCAGGGTGGGAGGAACTGCACAAGTGACGGTTACAGACCCAATTACACTTCTGATTGTCTCCTTCTTGGTATTATTTGCTTTGATGGCGATTGGGGTACCGATTGCCATTTCATTGGCCATAGTAGGTGCTATTGGCTTCTTCGTTTTTCAGGGTGATGCTAGTCTAGTTTCGCTACTTCCTTTCCGAACCTTGGACAGTTTCATCCTCACCGCTATCCCGCTGTTCATCTTTATGGGTGAGATTCTGGTCAAATGTGGTGCCTCAGAGTTAATTTACCGCGGTGCCTCCCGGTTACTTTCCTGGCTTCCAGGAGGGCTGTGGCACGCAAATATCGGTGCCTGTGCCATGTTTGCTGCCATCTCCGGCTCCAGTCCGGCGACAGCCGCCACTATTGGCACAGTCGCCATTCCCTCACTGAAAACACGAGGTTATGATACCCGCATTACACTTGGTTCTCTAGCGGCTGGTGGTACACTTGGTATTCTCATTCCCCCCAGTATTAATATGATTGTCTATGGAGTGATAGCAGAACAATCCATAGGGCGCTTGTTCGCTGGAGGCGTCATACCTGGTGTTATGCTTGCCGGTATGTTCATGCTCTCAATCATCATTAGAGTGTTAATGGATAAAAAATTAGCACCTAGGGAAGCAGCATTCAGCCTAAAGAATGTTGGCCTGAGCTTTCTAGATTTATGGCCGCTTTATGTCTTAGCCGTTATTGTCCTAGGCGGTATTTTTGGCGGGTACATGACACCAACCGAAGCTGCAGCGGTGGGAGCTTGTGCTTCATTAATCCTAGCCATAATACTGCGCCGGTTTAACTGGGGAATCCTGAAGGCCTCCCTGGCAAGCTCGGTGGAGACCACCTGCATGGTCCT
The Chloroflexota bacterium DNA segment above includes these coding regions:
- a CDS encoding TRAP transporter small permease, yielding MELKLALYSEAFIKYFYLASKVAGQILILGMTMIITVDVLARATIGKSTLISFEVSGYTLVAIVFLGLAYTLRMGRHIKIEILTRHLSDRWQLRLEIVVFIICIIFIAWFTWITWSSVATNYAQKMTSITTLHMPMWIPYFFIPVGSGMLALALVIELVGKIKGLK
- a CDS encoding TRAP transporter substrate-binding protein, with product MKRWLILLVSVCLVALLVPLAVGCKAEAPAPAPAPAPAPAEAPYVSWVLQVSETSLTNPFCIEVVDMARRVASRTDGKFNIRILLAKEIGIDRDEFPAALAQGTIDMAWLYTPVMEGLHSFLGIFGLPYLTTDQYSCFKAEEAIRPMFNEAIKGSGYLVLPPNCVHFWLPQDLLSKDAIPNLADLSGLQVRIWRALDADLIKALGGEPVYMPIAEVYTAMQRGVVQALNTGPQAMVENSMWEVGKHYYAIRLEPGGAWTCVNENKWNALPNEYKTVLMEEGVNYVKKIQGWYDTEAEKQKARLADKGIVIHEPSKAEMDAWRNAAKPIWDSFAQKDPKNKQALDLVKKALGY
- a CDS encoding TRAP transporter large permease; protein product: MTVTDPITLLIVSFLVLFALMAIGVPIAISLAIVGAIGFFVFQGDASLVSLLPFRTLDSFILTAIPLFIFMGEILVKCGASELIYRGASRLLSWLPGGLWHANIGACAMFAAISGSSPATAATIGTVAIPSLKTRGYDTRITLGSLAAGGTLGILIPPSINMIVYGVIAEQSIGRLFAGGVIPGVMLAGMFMLSIIIRVLMDKKLAPREAAFSLKNVGLSFLDLWPLYVLAVIVLGGIFGGYMTPTEAAAVGACASLILAIILRRFNWGILKASLASSVETTCMVLFIVVGSSIMASFFSRAGIPQAVTGMIIGAGVSKWAVLTYICLIYLFLGCFIDPVSMLLLTAATVIPLIKQMGFDLIWFGVIYVVLAEIGMITPPMGLNLFVIQGISREDLGKVVIGSIPFFFLMLIAIALLTLFPSLILWFPNLLFGTQ
- a CDS encoding DUF4392 domain-containing protein produces the protein MEETAKNVDRLVTTGAGWGGRPDRWIVPALYESASQKYDNKPISLVAAQKIIEQVKEGDRVIIVDQFAYYPNMPYGETDGPLGVASLARAIRYGLNALPVVVTSPKDMEPARQTVKAAGLNVLAYSEAKGFKSAAAGEFIFDATDESQSKKLAAKIIDECAPKAVISVETIGPNNKGVKHSGSGYDTEAQDNLPDLEYLFYEAASRKILTIGVIDRGNEIGSGTIEEAVRKITPYANTCRCPCKSGTACAVKTDIVFPASVSNWGAYAISAMMGYLLKKPSLLQDDDTERRMLEACAMAGAVDGIAGQPIMGVDGVGLKGQQGIVNLLHAIIENALRGT
- a CDS encoding alanine racemase: MKGTTPYPSIDTPAALIDMDILEANINEMAQATAKAGIKLRPHVKVHQCPEIAKIQLEAGACGVEVGLIDQAAVMAEAGINDIIVAHPFYGERKFEKVKKLVTKPGLKLAIVVDMVEQAEELSKIGQEVGKKIPVHIKIDTGIKRYGVLPGTPMLELARKLSKLPGIEIAGIYAHESSAQTVPTDEGVAKVALEVGSIMCEMARLLRKEGFKIEDVSTGASPTIFAICRWVKEGVLKEITEVHPGQRAIGDIAYSYSLGCARDRCVLTVLSTVVSTSHQTYVVIDAGFKALGGESIIGRRDTPGFFWNGMPSFGAIKGRDDLWLGRVGAESGWVYYKENAKKLTLGERFEIVPNSASLILNIHDKAYGVRNGVIEREFSITGRGRGT